The Pseudarthrobacter sp. NS4 genome includes a window with the following:
- the hpaE gene encoding 5-carboxymethyl-2-hydroxymuconate semialdehyde dehydrogenase, with translation MTFTAPETSTHYVPQDLPTHIQHYINGQFVDSVGGKTFDVLDPVSNQNYATAAAGQKEDIDLAVAAAREAFVNGPWPRMKPRERARVLNRIADAVEAQEARLAELETFDTGLPITQAKGQALRAAENFRFFADLIVAQFDDAMKVPGSQINYVNRKPIGVAGLITPWNTPFMLESWKLAPALATGNTVVLKPAEFTPLSASLWAAIFKDAGLPDGVFNLVNGLGEEAGDALVKHPDVPLISFTGETTTGQTIFRNAAAHLKGLSMELGGKSPCVVFADADLDSAIDSALFGVFSLNGERCTAGSRILVERAIYDEFCEKYAARAKSIVVGDPHDPKTEVGALVHPEHYDKVASYVEIGKSEGRLLAGGGRPEGLPEGNYIAPTVFADVAPDARIFQEEIFGPVVAITPFENDDEALALANNTRYGLAAYIWTQNLTRAHNFSQNVEAGMVWLNSHNVRDLRTPFGGVKASGLGHEGGYRSIDFYTDQQAVHITLGTVHTPKFGSIEASAANEG, from the coding sequence ATGACGTTCACTGCCCCGGAAACCAGCACCCATTACGTGCCGCAGGACCTGCCCACCCACATCCAGCACTACATCAACGGCCAGTTCGTTGACTCCGTGGGCGGCAAGACGTTCGACGTCCTGGACCCGGTTTCCAATCAGAATTACGCCACCGCCGCGGCAGGCCAGAAAGAGGACATCGACCTCGCCGTCGCCGCCGCCCGCGAAGCATTCGTCAACGGCCCCTGGCCCAGGATGAAGCCCCGCGAACGCGCCCGCGTTCTTAACAGGATCGCCGACGCGGTCGAGGCCCAGGAAGCCCGGCTCGCCGAACTGGAAACCTTCGACACCGGCCTGCCCATCACGCAGGCCAAGGGCCAGGCCCTCCGTGCCGCCGAAAACTTCCGCTTCTTCGCGGACCTGATAGTCGCCCAGTTCGACGACGCCATGAAGGTCCCGGGCTCGCAGATCAACTACGTGAACCGCAAGCCGATCGGCGTCGCCGGGCTGATCACGCCGTGGAACACCCCGTTCATGCTGGAGTCCTGGAAGCTCGCCCCGGCCCTGGCCACCGGCAACACCGTGGTCCTCAAGCCGGCAGAGTTCACCCCGCTCTCGGCGTCGCTGTGGGCCGCCATCTTCAAGGATGCCGGCCTGCCGGACGGCGTCTTCAACCTGGTCAACGGCCTGGGCGAGGAAGCCGGTGACGCGCTGGTCAAGCACCCGGACGTTCCGCTGATCTCCTTCACCGGCGAGACCACCACCGGCCAGACGATCTTCCGCAACGCCGCGGCCCACCTCAAGGGCCTCTCCATGGAGCTCGGCGGCAAGTCCCCGTGCGTGGTGTTCGCCGACGCCGACCTGGACTCCGCGATTGACTCCGCCCTGTTCGGCGTCTTCTCCCTCAACGGCGAACGCTGCACGGCCGGCTCCCGCATCCTGGTGGAGCGGGCCATTTACGACGAGTTCTGCGAGAAGTACGCCGCCCGCGCCAAGAGCATCGTGGTGGGCGATCCGCACGATCCGAAGACCGAGGTGGGCGCCCTCGTCCACCCCGAGCACTACGACAAGGTCGCTTCCTACGTGGAGATCGGCAAGTCCGAGGGCCGGCTGCTGGCCGGTGGCGGGCGGCCCGAAGGCCTTCCCGAGGGCAATTACATCGCACCCACCGTGTTTGCCGATGTCGCCCCCGACGCCCGGATCTTCCAGGAGGAGATCTTCGGACCCGTCGTCGCCATCACCCCGTTCGAGAATGACGACGAAGCCCTCGCCCTGGCCAACAACACCAGGTACGGCCTCGCGGCCTATATCTGGACGCAGAACCTCACCCGGGCGCACAACTTCTCCCAGAACGTCGAAGCCGGCATGGTGTGGCTGAACAGCCACAACGTCCGCGACCTGCGTACCCCGTTCGGCGGCGTCAAGGCCTCGGGCCTGGGCCACGAAGGCGGCTACCGCTCCATCGACTTCTACACCGACCAGCAGGCCGTGCACATCACCCTCGGCACCGTCCACACCCCCAAGTTCGGCAGCATCGAAGCCTCCGCCGCCAACGAAGGCTAA
- the hpaD gene encoding 3,4-dihydroxyphenylacetate 2,3-dioxygenase, producing MTNFVPTPSVPAPDIVRCAYMEIVVTDLAKSRAFYVDVLGLHVTEEDENAIYLRSFEEFIHHNLVLRKGPIAAVAAFAYRVKSPAEVDAAEAYYKELGCRTERRIGGFTKGIGDSVRVEDPLGFPYEFFYDVQHVERLTQRYDLYSAGELVRLDHFNQVTPDVPRGRKYLEDLGFRVSEDIKDSDGVTYAAWMHRKQTVHDTALTGGNGPRMHHIAFATHEKHNIIQICDKMGALRISDRIERGPGRHGVSNAFYLYILDPDGHRIEIYTQDYYTGDPDNPTITWDVHDNQRRDWWGNPVVPSWYTEASLVLDLDGNPQPVIEREEKSEMAVTVGADGFSYTRKDGAPEEDRTGFKLGAQL from the coding sequence ATGACCAACTTCGTTCCCACCCCTTCTGTCCCGGCACCGGACATCGTCCGCTGCGCCTACATGGAGATTGTGGTCACCGACCTCGCCAAGTCACGCGCGTTCTACGTGGACGTCCTGGGCCTGCACGTCACCGAAGAAGACGAGAACGCGATCTACCTGCGCTCGTTCGAGGAGTTCATCCACCACAACCTCGTGCTGCGCAAGGGACCCATCGCCGCCGTCGCCGCATTCGCCTACCGGGTGAAGTCCCCCGCAGAGGTGGACGCCGCCGAGGCCTACTACAAGGAACTCGGCTGCCGCACCGAACGCCGCATCGGCGGCTTCACCAAGGGCATCGGCGACTCCGTCCGCGTGGAGGACCCGCTGGGCTTCCCCTACGAGTTCTTCTACGACGTGCAGCACGTGGAACGCCTCACACAGCGCTACGACCTCTACTCCGCAGGCGAACTGGTCCGCCTGGACCACTTCAACCAGGTCACCCCTGACGTCCCCCGCGGCCGCAAGTACCTCGAGGACCTCGGCTTCCGCGTTTCCGAAGACATCAAGGACTCCGACGGCGTCACCTACGCCGCATGGATGCACCGCAAGCAGACCGTCCACGACACCGCCCTCACAGGCGGCAACGGCCCCCGCATGCACCACATCGCCTTCGCCACCCACGAGAAGCACAACATCATCCAGATCTGCGACAAGATGGGCGCCCTGCGCATCAGCGACCGCATCGAACGCGGCCCCGGCCGGCACGGCGTATCCAACGCCTTCTACCTCTACATCCTGGACCCGGACGGCCACCGCATCGAGATCTACACCCAGGACTACTACACCGGCGACCCCGACAACCCCACCATCACCTGGGACGTCCACGACAACCAGCGCCGCGACTGGTGGGGCAACCCCGTGGTCCCGTCCTGGTACACCGAGGCCTCCCTGGTCCTGGACCTGGACGGCAACCCGCAGCCCGTCATTGAGCGGGAGGAAAAGAGCGAAATGGCCGTCACTGTCGGCGCCGACGGCTTCTCCTACACCCGCAAGGACGGAGCCCCCGAAGAAGACCGGACCGGCTTCAAGCTGGGAGCGCAGCTGTAG